From one Lemur catta isolate mLemCat1 chromosome 5, mLemCat1.pri, whole genome shotgun sequence genomic stretch:
- the FGB gene encoding fibrinogen beta chain: protein MKHLSLLLLCVFVVKSQAVVSDYDEEGPDVRGHRPLDKKREEAPSLRPAPPPISGGGYRARPAKAAATQKKLERKAPDAGGCLHADPELGVLCPTGCQLQEDLVKQERTVKNGVDELRNDMDSISQTSSSTFQHMFLLKDMWQKRQKQMKDNENVINEYSSELEKHRLYIDETVNNNIPTNFRVLRSILEDLRSKIQKLETDVSAQMEYCRTPCTVSCNVPVVSGKECEEIIRKGGETSEMYLIQPDSSIKPYRVYCDMNTDNGGWTVIQNRQDGSVDFGRKWDPYKQGFGNIATNEDGKKYCGLPGEYWLGNDKISQLTKMGPTELLIEMEDWKGDKVKAQYGGFTVQNEANKYQLSVNKYKGTAGNALMEGASQLVGENRTMTIHNGMFFSTYDRDNDGWLTTDPRKQCAKEDGGGWWYNRCHASNPNGRYYWGGQYTWDMAKHGTDDGIVWMNWKGSWYSMRKMSMKIRPFFPQQ, encoded by the exons ATGAAACATCTATCGTTGCTATTATTGTGTGTTTTTGTAGTTAAGTCCCAAGCTGTCGTGAGTGACTACGATGAAGag GGGCCTGATGTCCGTGGTCATCGACCCCTTgacaagaagagagaagaggctCCCAGCCTGAGACCTGCCCCACCTCCCATCAGTGGAGGTGGCTATCGGGCTCGTCCAGCCAAAGCAGCTGCCACCCAGaagaaactggaaagaaaagCCCCCGATGCTGGAGGCTGTCTTCATGCTGACCCAGAGCTG GGGGTGTTGTGTCCCACAGGATGTCAGTTGCAAGAAGATTTGGTAAAACAGGAAAGAACAGTCAAAAACGGTGTTGATGAGTTACGTAATGACATGGATTCTATTTCCCAGACCTCCTCTTCCACCTTTCAGCACATGTTTTTGCTAAAAGACATGTGGCAAAAGAGGCAGAAGCAAATGAAAG ataatgaaaatgtaataaatgagtATTCCTCAGAACTGGAAAAGCACCGATTATATATAGATGAGACGGTGAACAATAATATCCCAACTAACTTTCGTGTGCTCCGTTCAATCCTGGAAGACCTGAgaagcaaaatacaaaaattagaaacGGATGTCTCAGCTCAAATGGAATATTGCCGCACTCCATGCACTGTCAGTTGCAATGTCCCTGTGGTGTCTGGCAAAG AATGTGAGGAAATTATCAGGAAAGGAGGTGAAACATCTGAAATGTACCTCATTCAGCCTGACAGTTCTATCAAACCATATAGAGTATACTGTGATATGAACACAGATAATGGAG GATGGACAGTAATTCAGAACCGTCAAGATGGTAGTGTTGACTTTGGCAGGAAATGGGACCCATATAAGCAAGGATTTGGAAATATTGCAACCAACGAAGATGGCAAAAAGTACTGTGGCCTACCAG gtGAGTATTGGCTTGGAAACGATAAAATCAGCCAGCTCACCAAGATGGGACCCACAGAGCTCTTGATTGAAATGGAGGACTGGAAAGGAGATAAGGTAAAAGCTCAGTACGGGGGATTCACTGTGCAGAATGAGGCCAACAAGTACCAGCTCTCAGTGAACAAATACAAAGGGACGGCCGGCAATGCCCTCATGGAGGGAGCTTCTCAGCTGGTGGGAGAGAACAGAACCATGACCATTCACAACGGCATGTTCTTCAGCACGTATGACAGAGACAACGACGGCTG gCTAACTACAGATCCCAGAAAACAGTGTGCTAAAGAGGACGGTGGTGGATGGTGGTATAATAGATGTCACGCGTCCAATCCAAATGGCAGATACTACTGGGGTGGACAGTACACCTGGGACATGGCAAAGCACGGCACAGACGATGGCATAGTATGGATGAATTGGAAGGGGTCATGGTATTCAATGAGGAAGATGAGTATGAAGATCAGGCCCTTCTTCCCACAGCAATAG
- the FGA gene encoding fibrinogen alpha chain, with product MFSVRIVCLVLSVVGTAWAADPGESEFLAEGGGVRGPRVVERHQSACKDSDWPFCSDEDWNYKCPSGCRMKGLIDEVNQDFTNRINKLKNSLIDYQKNNKDSNSVTRNIMEILRGDFAKANNYDSAYNQVSEDLRSRIEILKRKVIEKVQQIQLLQNNVRSQLVDMKRLEVDIDIKIRSCKGSCSRALTHQVDLKDYEDQQKQLERVIGKNLLPSGDRQYLPLIKMSPVADLIPVSFKTQLQKAPPEWKALTEVQQMRMVLERPGGDGNARGDSASYGPGSEREGPRNPASPGNWNPGSSGPGSTGNWNPGSTGSGTTGHWNPGSSGPGSTGSRNPESSGAGSTGHWSTGSSSSGSSSSGHWSSGSSGSGSTGHWNPGSSGPGSTGNRNPESPGSGSTGHWNPGSSGPGSTGNRNPESSGSGSTGHWSTGSSSSVSSSSGHWSTGSSGSGSFRPDSPGYGSTKPTNPDWGTFEEVSGSVSPGTRQEYHTSKLVTSKGEKESVTGNEKVSGSTTTRRSSCSKTVTKTVTRPDGHKEVTKEVVTSEDGSDCGDAVELPIFTGVGGLDEFRLRHPEEAAFFETPFTGKTSSDSLASMFKGFGSKTESGGSESDIFTDMGATSSRHFGVPEFPSSGKTSSHSKQFITTSTTYNKGGSTFETKSFKMADEAGSEADLEDFKGAHGIKRGHARSRPSRDCDDVLQTHPSGAQSGIFNIKLPGSSKIFSVYCDQETSLGGWLLIQQRMDGSLNFNRTWQDYKKGFGSVNDKGEGEFWLGNDYLHLLTQRGSVLRVELEDWAGKGAYAEYHFQVGSEADGYALRVSSYEGTAGDALIEGSVEEGTEYTSHNNMKFSTFDRDADQWEENCAEVYGGGWWYNNCQAANLNGVYYPGGSYDPRDNSPYEIENGVVWVPFRGADYSLKAVRMKIRPLVMQ from the exons GCTGCAGATCCTGGTGAAAGTGAATTTTTAGCTGAAGGAGGAGGCGTGCGTGGCCCAAGAGTGGTGGAAAGACATCAATCTGCTTGCAAAGATTCAGACTGGCCCTTCTGCTCTGATGAAGACTGG aACTACAAATGCCCTTCTGGCTGCAGGATGAAAGGGTTGATTGATGAAGTCAATCAAGATTTCACAAACAGAATAAACAAACTCAAAAATTCACTAATTGATTATCAGAAGAACAATAAGGATTCTAATTCAGTAACCAGAAATATAATGGAAATTTTGAGAGGGGACTTTGCCAAAGCCAATA actATGACAGTGCATATAACCAAGTGTCAGAAGATCTGAGAAGCAGAATTGAGATCCTGAAGCGCAAAGTcatagaaaaagtacagcaaATCCAACTTCTGCAGAACAACGTTAGGTCTCAGCTGGTAGATATGAAACGACTGGAG GTGGACATTGATATTAAGATCCGATCTTGCAAAGGGTCATGCAGTAGGGCTTTAACTCATCAGGTAGATCTAAAAGACTATGAAGATCAGCAGAAACAACTTGAACGGGTCATTGGGAAAAACTTACTTCCCTCTGGAGACAGGCAATACTTACCACTGATAAAAATGAGCCCAGTGGCAGACTTGATTCCTGTAAGTTTCAAGACCCAGCTTCAGAAGGCCCCTCCAGAGTGGAAGGCACTAACAGAAGTGCAACAGATGAGAATGGTACTTGAGAGGCCTGGTGGAGATGGGAATGCCCGAGGAGACTCTGCATCTTATGGACCAGGATCAGAGAGAGAAGGCCCCAGAAACCCTGCTAGTCCTGGCAATTGGAACCCTGGGAGCTCTGGACCAGGTAGTACTGGAAACTGGAACCCTGGGAGCACTGGATCTGGTACTACTGGACATTGGAACCCTGGGAGCTCTGGACCAGGTAGTACTGGAAGCCGAAACCCTGAGAGCTCTGGAGCTGGTAGTACCGGACATTGGAGCACTGGAAGCTCTAGCTCTGGATCCAGTAGTAGTGGACATTGGAGCAGTGGGAGCTCTGGATCTGGTAGCACCGGACATTGGAACCCTGGGAGCTCTGGACCAGGCAGTACTGGAAACCGAAACCCTGAGAGCCCCGGATCTGGTAGCACTGGACATTGGAACCCTGGGAGCTCTGGACCAGGCAGTACTGGAAACCGAAACCCTGAGAGCTCTGGATCTGGTAGTACCGGACACTGGAGCACTGGGAGCTCTAGCTCTGTATCCAGTAGCAGTGGACACTGGAGCACTGGGAGCTCTGGATCTGGAAGTTTTAGGCCAGATAGCCCAGGCTATGGGAGCACCAAGCCTACCAACCCAGACTGGGGCACATTTGAAGAGGTGTCAGGAAGTGTAAGTCCAGGGACAAGGCAAGAGTACCACACAAGTAAACTGGTCACTTCTAAAGGAGAGAAAGAGTCCGTGACTGGTAATGAGAAGGTCTCTGGTAGCACAACCACCAGGCGTAGTTCATGCTCTAAAACTGTTACTAAGACTGTTACACGTCCTGATGGTCATAAAGAAGTGACCAAAGAAGTGGTGACCTCTGAAGATGGTTCTGACTGTGGGGATGCAGTAGAGTTGCCTATCTTTACTGGCGTAGGTGGCCTGGATGAATTCCGCCTTAGGCACCCCGAAGAAGCTGCTTTCTTTGAGACTCCCTTCACTGGAAAAACATCCTCAGATTCACTCGCATCTATGTTTAAAGGGTTTGGCAGTAAGACTGAGTCTGGGGGCTCAGAATCTGACATCTTCACAGACATGGGGGCCACCAGCTCTCGTCACTTCGGTGTACCCGAATTCCCTTCCAGTGGCAAAACTTCAAGTCACAGCAAACAATTCATAACCACTAGCACGACTTACAACAAAGGAGGCTCCACATTTGAAACCAAGAGCTTTAAAATGGCAGATGAGGCGGGAAGCGAAGCTGATCTGGAAGACTTCAAAGGAGCACATGGCATCAAAAGAGGCCATGCTAGATCACGCCCTTCCAGAG actgtgATGATGTCCTCCAAACACATCCTTCAGGTGCCCAAAGTGGCATTTTCAATATCAAGCTACCGGGATCCAGTAagattttttctgtttattgcgATCAAGAGACCAGTTTGGGAGGATGGCTTTTGATCCAGCAAAGAATGGATGGATCACTGAATTTTAACCGGACCTGGCAAGACTACAAGAAAGGTTTTGGCAGCGTGAATGACAAGGGAGAAGGAGAATTCTGGCTAGGCAATGACTACCTCCACTTGCTAACCCAGAGGGGCTCTGTTCTTAGGGTTGAATTAGAAGACTGGGCCGGGAAAGGGGCTTATGCAGAATATCACTTCCAGGTGGGCTCTGAGGCTGATGGCTATGCCCTGCGGGTCTCCTCCTATGAGGGCACTGCGGGCGATGCTCTGATTGAAGGTTCtgtggaggaggggacagagtaCACTTCTCACAACAACATGAAGTTCAGCACCTTTGACAGGGATGCAGACCAGTGGGAAGAGAACTGTGCGGAAGTCTATGGAGGAGGCTGGTGGTACAACAACTGCCAGGCAGCCAATCTCAATGGTGTCTACTACCCTGGGGGGTCCTATGACCCGAGGGACAACAGTCCTTATGAGATTGAGAATGGAGTGGTCTGGGTCCCCTTTAGAGGAGCAGATTATTCCCTCAAGGCTGTTCGCATGAAAATCAGGCCTCTAGTGATGCAATAG